A portion of the Lysinibacillus timonensis genome contains these proteins:
- a CDS encoding immunoglobulin-like domain-containing protein, with protein MMRSLRSLFCLVIVLSIISACTSSHSTEIINLEPSNYETVNNLEGMQMMIKDGTVSPTGLTLIFEISSEKQYSYGGDFLLEKKINDKWYQVLVVYGGNYAFADISYGKEMIVNWDWLYGSLDTGEYRIVKEIQEFRNNGDYDTHHLTAEFTIN; from the coding sequence ATGATGAGAAGTTTACGGTCTCTATTTTGTTTGGTAATAGTTTTGTCAATTATATCTGCATGCACCTCGAGCCATTCTACTGAAATAATTAACTTGGAACCTTCAAACTATGAAACTGTCAACAATCTGGAAGGGATGCAAATGATGATTAAGGATGGCACAGTATCTCCTACTGGATTGACTTTAATATTTGAGATTAGCTCAGAAAAGCAATATTCCTATGGAGGAGATTTCTTGTTGGAAAAGAAAATTAATGATAAATGGTATCAAGTTCTAGTTGTCTATGGTGGTAACTACGCATTTGCAGATATTAGCTACGGCAAGGAAATGATAGTTAATTGGGATTGGCTCTATGGGAGTCTAGATACTGGTGAATACCGTATAGTGAAAGAAATCCAGGAATTTAGAAACAATGGAGACTATGATACGCACCATTTGACAGCTGAATTTACGATTAATTAG
- a CDS encoding TRAP transporter large permease, giving the protein MSMAVVAGLLILFTILLLLLLGVPIGITLMVASIVAITQTLGFSAAIPSSALKMFQGINIFTLLAIPFFILAGNIMNKGGIAKRLVNLATALTGRVPGSLAHTNVVANMLFGSISGSGTAAVSAMGSIMGPIQEKQGYDKNFTAALNIATAPTGLLIPPSTALITYALASGGTSIAALFLGGVLPGILWGISCMIVAYFYAKRKGYVDKKAITLDQFLKVSLAAIPSLLLIIIVIGGIVGGIFTATEGSAIAVVYSLLLSTVFYKTINLKELYTILVDSAKLSAIIMFLIGASNILAWVMSFTGIPNMLANSVLGISENAIIILLVINLLLLLVGTFMDLTPAILIFTPILLPVCMSLGMTPLQFGIMLTFNLSIGTITPPVGNILFAGLKISDNKLEKVMPHLFRFYAAIFVVLLLVTYVPWFSTFLPSLAGYQ; this is encoded by the coding sequence ATGAGTATGGCTGTTGTGGCAGGGTTATTAATTCTGTTTACCATCTTACTGCTATTATTATTAGGAGTCCCTATCGGAATTACATTAATGGTTGCTTCAATTGTAGCTATCACTCAAACGCTAGGTTTTTCAGCAGCAATCCCATCGTCCGCTTTGAAGATGTTTCAAGGAATCAATATTTTTACTTTGTTAGCTATACCATTTTTTATCCTTGCAGGAAATATTATGAATAAGGGCGGGATTGCAAAACGGTTAGTTAATTTAGCAACGGCCTTAACTGGTAGGGTTCCGGGTTCATTAGCCCATACAAATGTTGTTGCAAACATGTTATTTGGTTCTATTTCAGGGTCTGGTACAGCTGCAGTTTCTGCAATGGGTTCAATAATGGGGCCAATTCAAGAAAAGCAGGGGTATGATAAGAATTTTACAGCCGCTCTTAATATTGCAACTGCACCTACTGGTCTTCTTATTCCACCTAGTACAGCTTTGATTACGTATGCATTGGCTAGTGGAGGCACATCTATTGCAGCTCTATTTCTTGGAGGTGTTCTACCAGGTATCTTATGGGGGATAAGCTGTATGATAGTTGCTTATTTTTATGCAAAACGAAAAGGTTATGTTGATAAAAAAGCGATTACACTAGACCAATTCTTAAAGGTTAGTTTGGCTGCAATACCTAGCTTACTTTTGATTATTATTGTCATTGGGGGTATTGTCGGAGGTATTTTTACGGCGACAGAAGGATCCGCAATTGCAGTAGTATATTCCTTACTATTATCAACGGTTTTTTATAAGACGATTAATTTGAAAGAGTTATATACAATTTTAGTTGATAGTGCAAAACTGTCTGCCATTATTATGTTTTTAATAGGTGCTTCAAACATTTTGGCTTGGGTCATGTCCTTTACAGGGATTCCTAACATGTTAGCCAATTCGGTGTTAGGAATATCCGAGAATGCGATTATTATTCTATTAGTTATTAATCTTTTATTGCTATTAGTAGGGACGTTTATGGATTTAACACCTGCAATATTAATTTTTACACCAATCCTTTTGCCTGTATGTATGTCGTTAGGAATGACACCACTGCAATTTGGAATTATGTTAACATTTAACTTATCAATTGGAACAATTACCCCACCAGTAGGTAATATCTTGTTTGCGGGTTTGAAAATATCGGATAATAAACTTGAAAAAGTGATGCCACACCTTTTTCGGTTTTATGCAGCTATTTTCGTTGTCCTTTTGTTGGTTACGTATGTGCCATGGTTTTCAACGTTCTTACCCTCGTTAGCTGGCTATCAATAA
- a CDS encoding TRAP transporter small permease, whose product MQKVKIIMDKILAGACAFLLAFMTLLTTYQVFMRYVVKDPSTISEDLLGYSFVWVSLLGTALAFGQKDHMKITLLSDKVKGISKLLLGIFTELLIMMIAIGVFILGGNRFMEVGALQISPTLDIQMHWIYIILPICGLLIVFYNVINIIQEIKNHTKTGKEELQ is encoded by the coding sequence ATGCAAAAAGTTAAAATCATAATGGATAAAATACTGGCTGGTGCATGTGCATTCTTATTAGCTTTCATGACACTGTTAACCACTTACCAGGTTTTTATGAGATATGTAGTGAAAGATCCAAGCACTATTTCTGAGGATTTACTTGGGTACTCCTTTGTATGGGTGTCATTACTCGGGACAGCACTTGCTTTCGGTCAAAAAGATCACATGAAAATCACTTTACTCTCGGATAAGGTGAAAGGAATTAGTAAGCTTTTACTAGGAATCTTTACTGAACTACTCATTATGATGATAGCGATAGGTGTCTTTATTTTGGGAGGGAATCGATTTATGGAAGTTGGTGCACTTCAGATTTCTCCTACATTAGATATTCAAATGCACTGGATTTATATAATTCTACCCATATGTGGTCTGTTAATAGTATTCTACAATGTTATCAATATCATACAAGAGATTAAGAATCATACGAAGACAGGAAAGGAGGAGTTGCAATGA
- a CDS encoding TRAP transporter substrate-binding protein, producing the protein MRRVKQALAFFVFLSLTLTLLGCSSTVSGEMGGKRIVSIATVQPENHPIVYGLRQFKEHIEEQLGDQFEIRIYTNGVIGQNTEALELLQMGSLDMVVTSGSNLEAFATEYKIFGLPYLFNDEASFRKVMSNEDFVTIIYNSTAEKGIQGVSWFANGVNNFYSTKKIETPDDLKGLKIRVQPSEANVKMVEGFNAAATVLAYSEVYTALQNRVIDVAANPEMALVSVKHGEVAKYYSRTEHQIFTDMFVTSTKFLESLSDQEKEIFEEGFKLSTEVANKEWDSQIDEAIEEATKMGVEFVTVDKKSFQEKQEPVKQELLNTYPELKPLYDKIQEIQK; encoded by the coding sequence ATGAGAAGGGTAAAGCAAGCGTTAGCTTTTTTTGTATTCCTATCCTTAACTCTCACTCTACTGGGCTGTTCTTCAACAGTAAGTGGAGAAATGGGAGGAAAGAGAATTGTCAGTATCGCAACTGTCCAGCCTGAGAACCATCCGATTGTATACGGTTTAAGGCAATTCAAAGAACACATTGAAGAACAGCTAGGAGATCAATTTGAAATTAGAATCTATACGAACGGTGTGATTGGACAAAACACTGAGGCTCTTGAATTGTTGCAAATGGGTTCACTCGATATGGTTGTTACAAGCGGTAGTAATTTGGAGGCTTTTGCTACTGAATATAAGATTTTCGGTTTGCCGTACTTGTTTAATGATGAAGCAAGTTTTCGTAAAGTTATGAGTAATGAAGACTTTGTTACTATCATTTATAACTCAACTGCAGAAAAAGGAATACAAGGTGTCTCTTGGTTTGCAAACGGTGTGAATAATTTTTACTCTACGAAGAAAATTGAAACACCAGATGATTTAAAAGGACTTAAGATTCGTGTACAGCCGAGTGAGGCAAATGTAAAAATGGTTGAGGGCTTCAATGCTGCCGCAACAGTTTTAGCCTACAGTGAAGTGTATACGGCATTACAAAATAGAGTGATTGATGTTGCGGCTAACCCTGAGATGGCACTCGTTTCAGTGAAACATGGGGAGGTCGCAAAATACTATTCACGTACCGAGCATCAAATTTTTACAGATATGTTTGTTACGAGTACTAAGTTTTTAGAATCTCTATCAGATCAGGAGAAAGAAATTTTCGAGGAAGGATTTAAACTTAGTACAGAAGTTGCTAATAAGGAATGGGATAGTCAAATTGATGAAGCGATTGAAGAAGCGACAAAAATGGGCGTCGAATTCGTCACGGTAGATAAAAAGTCATTTCAAGAAAAGCAGGAACCTGTGAAACAGGAGTTACTAAACACCTATCCAGAATTGAAACCTTTGTATGACAAAATTCAAGAGATACAAAAATAA
- a CDS encoding aminopeptidase, with protein sequence MITISNDIPLGMKQLLTSVTDLKEGEKVLVITDDNKREIGEFVYKYAKEYFDTTMIVMSPRDSHGAEPPETVRAALENCDVAFGATTMSMFHAKARLETSKKGRLRWVGLQDYALHMFEKGGLTADFDEVRRVIDRVSEFYQGNTFTLTAPGGTNMTCSIEGRKPVFDYGTSKVPGSASFPPNAEVALGPVEGTANGVLVFDGSIPHPLLNLLDEPITCYVKDGYITEIIGGREADILRDMLSEFNDPTVYNIAELGLGLNDKNFLCGHMAPDEGSFGNIHIGIGKNLNFGGHVDSPLHLDMVIKTVTIEIDGLTLMKDGVLLV encoded by the coding sequence ATGATTACAATTTCTAATGACATTCCTTTAGGGATGAAACAATTACTAACAAGTGTGACAGATTTAAAAGAAGGGGAAAAAGTTTTAGTTATTACAGATGATAATAAGAGGGAAATCGGTGAATTTGTCTATAAATATGCAAAGGAATACTTTGATACTACGATGATTGTCATGTCACCAAGAGATAGTCATGGAGCGGAACCACCAGAAACGGTTAGAGCTGCTCTAGAAAATTGTGATGTAGCATTTGGCGCGACGACGATGTCTATGTTTCACGCGAAAGCACGCTTAGAAACGAGTAAAAAAGGGCGCCTTCGTTGGGTTGGTCTCCAAGATTATGCTCTCCATATGTTTGAAAAAGGAGGATTGACAGCTGATTTTGACGAAGTGAGGAGAGTAATTGATAGAGTTTCTGAATTTTATCAGGGCAATACATTCACTTTGACAGCTCCTGGAGGAACAAACATGACATGTAGCATTGAAGGACGTAAACCTGTATTTGATTATGGAACGTCAAAGGTACCAGGATCTGCTTCATTCCCTCCAAATGCAGAAGTAGCACTCGGACCTGTTGAAGGAACTGCCAATGGTGTTCTCGTGTTTGATGGCAGTATTCCACATCCGCTTTTGAACTTATTGGATGAACCGATTACTTGTTACGTAAAGGATGGATATATTACAGAGATTATAGGTGGAAGAGAAGCTGACATTTTACGTGACATGCTTTCAGAATTTAATGATCCAACTGTGTATAACATCGCTGAACTTGGACTCGGACTTAATGATAAGAATTTCTTGTGTGGCCATATGGCACCGGATGAAGGATCCTTTGGAAATATTCATATAGGTATTGGAAAAAATTTAAACTTCGGTGGTCATGTTGATTCACCACTTCATTTAGATATGGTGATTAAAACAGTTACGATTGAAATTGATGGATTAACTCTAATGAAAGACGGTGTGCTTTTAGTCTAG
- a CDS encoding RidA family protein produces MHYEEKLRLRGYELPLQLNKRIFEAGVKTGNLIFVSGNAAKVNGVLKYQGIVGEAISVEQAQDAAIICFINCLAAVKQMQGSLDSIKRIVNIKGYVASTSDFIKQPEVMDAVSLLVNDIFGEVGKHSRVAMGASSLPGGTPVEIEIVVEVE; encoded by the coding sequence GTGCATTATGAAGAAAAGTTAAGATTAAGAGGCTATGAACTACCATTACAACTAAACAAGCGAATTTTTGAAGCGGGTGTGAAAACTGGGAATCTCATATTTGTTTCAGGGAATGCTGCAAAGGTAAATGGTGTATTGAAATATCAAGGCATTGTGGGTGAAGCCATCTCAGTGGAACAAGCCCAGGATGCAGCAATTATTTGCTTTATTAATTGTTTAGCAGCAGTTAAACAAATGCAGGGAAGTTTAGATAGCATTAAGAGGATCGTTAATATAAAAGGGTATGTAGCAAGCACTTCCGATTTTATTAAACAGCCTGAAGTCATGGATGCTGTTTCATTGTTGGTTAACGATATATTTGGAGAAGTTGGAAAACACAGTAGAGTAGCGATGGGTGCCTCTTCACTTCCTGGAGGCACACCGGTGGAGATCGAGATAGTTGTGGAAGTTGAGTAG
- a CDS encoding LysR family transcriptional regulator, whose product MNFNVLYYFKITAEFQHYTKAAKFLYITQPSLSRAISTLEEELGVPLFKKDGRNVQLTKYGDLLYSFISKGFQEIETGYQMLSQFKRKNSGIIDFGFLFVLGYHYIPALIRAFFTDPNRKNITVNFHQYNTVTCINKIKEGTIDLALCTFIPNEPEINFTPVLEHRMICITALDHPLANHETLSMEEIVPYPMISFPETAGEIQGFINQLFSNCSIKPNHFCTMGDEITMAGLVSTNHNNCLAIVPDLEVLDNLPIKKIPIDHPNAYRNIYLATSQHHLSVPCVKLFHDFILQFEKTTDEIRDILT is encoded by the coding sequence ATGAACTTTAATGTTCTTTATTACTTCAAGATTACAGCAGAATTTCAGCATTATACAAAAGCAGCTAAATTTCTCTATATCACGCAGCCAAGCCTAAGTCGCGCGATTTCTACACTTGAGGAAGAATTGGGAGTTCCTTTATTTAAAAAGGATGGACGTAATGTGCAGCTTACTAAATATGGAGATTTATTATACTCATTCATTTCAAAAGGATTTCAAGAAATCGAAACGGGCTATCAAATGCTTAGTCAATTTAAACGGAAAAATTCAGGCATCATTGATTTTGGTTTTCTATTTGTTTTAGGCTATCATTACATCCCAGCACTCATTAGAGCATTTTTTACCGATCCCAACCGCAAGAACATTACAGTTAACTTTCATCAATACAATACCGTTACATGTATCAATAAAATTAAGGAAGGTACGATTGACCTAGCTTTATGCACGTTCATACCGAATGAACCAGAAATTAACTTCACGCCTGTTCTCGAACATAGGATGATTTGTATCACCGCTCTCGACCATCCATTAGCGAACCATGAAACATTATCCATGGAAGAAATCGTTCCTTACCCAATGATCAGCTTTCCGGAAACAGCTGGTGAAATTCAAGGCTTTATTAATCAACTATTTTCAAATTGTTCAATAAAACCAAATCATTTTTGTACAATGGGGGATGAAATCACGATGGCCGGACTTGTATCGACAAATCATAATAACTGCCTTGCAATCGTACCTGACCTAGAAGTACTAGATAATTTGCCAATCAAAAAAATCCCCATAGATCACCCAAATGCATATCGAAACATTTACTTGGCAACTTCCCAACATCATCTTTCCGTGCCATGTGTAAAACTATTTCATGATTTTATCTTACAATTTGAGAAAACTACCGATGAAATAAGAGACATCCTAACTTAA
- the solA gene encoding N-methyl-L-tryptophan oxidase, with amino-acid sequence MQYDVIVIGAGSMGMSAGYYLSKSGKKTLLLDSFNPPHNNGSHHGDTRIIRHAYGEGEEYVPLALKAQQLWTDLEKETKKQLFLQTGVLNVGFQNRDFIQNIISSSEKYSLPIEVLDSSEVNKRWPGITLPDDYIGCFEPTSGVLKCETCIEAYRELAVQNGATIQTNSKVKEILVDNKQVTVKTEEYTYHADSLVVTAGAWAGSLLSKLDLDLPLKPVRKTFAWFDADEDLYNHNKFPAYTFETSQGSYYGFPSINGSGLKIGRHDGGDEINPDQPIRSFGEIAEDEADLKQFLNQFMPTAQQLKYGKTCIYTLTPDEDFIIDVHPNYSNVAIAAGFSGHGFKFSSVVGQILAELIISGKTEQNISPFSINRFLG; translated from the coding sequence ATGCAATATGATGTAATTGTAATAGGAGCAGGTTCGATGGGGATGTCTGCCGGGTATTACCTATCGAAAAGTGGAAAAAAGACATTATTATTAGATTCCTTTAACCCACCTCATAATAATGGGAGTCATCATGGCGACACTCGAATTATTAGACATGCCTACGGAGAAGGGGAGGAATATGTGCCTCTAGCTCTTAAAGCACAACAACTATGGACAGATTTGGAGAAGGAAACGAAAAAACAGTTATTTCTTCAGACAGGTGTACTTAACGTGGGATTCCAAAACAGAGATTTTATTCAAAATATTATTTCTAGCTCGGAGAAATATTCGTTACCAATTGAGGTTTTAGATTCATCTGAAGTGAACAAGCGTTGGCCTGGTATTACATTACCAGACGATTATATAGGATGCTTTGAACCAACATCTGGCGTGCTAAAATGTGAAACGTGCATTGAAGCGTATAGAGAACTTGCGGTGCAAAATGGCGCTACAATTCAAACAAACAGTAAAGTAAAAGAAATATTGGTAGATAACAAACAAGTAACGGTGAAGACAGAAGAATATACATATCATGCTGATAGTTTAGTTGTTACTGCCGGTGCATGGGCAGGGAGTTTACTTTCTAAGTTAGATCTGGATCTTCCTTTGAAACCGGTCAGAAAGACATTTGCATGGTTCGATGCTGATGAAGATTTATATAACCATAATAAATTTCCTGCTTATACGTTTGAGACATCTCAAGGTAGTTACTATGGATTCCCAAGCATTAATGGCTCTGGTTTGAAAATTGGTCGACATGATGGAGGCGATGAAATCAATCCAGATCAACCAATACGGAGCTTTGGTGAAATTGCGGAAGATGAAGCTGATTTAAAGCAGTTTTTAAATCAATTCATGCCGACTGCTCAACAATTAAAGTACGGTAAAACATGCATATATACACTAACGCCAGACGAAGATTTCATCATTGATGTACATCCTAACTATTCAAATGTTGCCATTGCAGCAGGATTCTCAGGACATGGGTTTAAATTTAGTAGTGTAGTAGGTCAAATATTAGCGGAATTAATTATTTCAGGAAAGACAGAACAAAATATTTCTCCATTTTCAATTAATCGATTTTTAGGTTAA
- a CDS encoding TetR/AcrR family transcriptional regulator, whose translation MNEPNNTSEKIVAAFIELFRDYGYKGTTTRAIADKAGVNEVTIFRHFGNKKGIMDAALQSLSYSPHLVKLIREQITWNLEHDLWVMAESYHNYMDKIKDLVLISFREAGVYPELNEILIEFPMQVKENLVYYFNEMKGRNKLIETNIELQAMNFIWLNFGYIISKSRFQDQLTSHSTEDFLKNSVRLFARGLTP comes from the coding sequence ATGAACGAACCTAACAACACATCCGAAAAAATTGTTGCTGCTTTCATCGAGTTATTTCGAGATTATGGATATAAGGGAACCACAACACGTGCAATTGCTGACAAGGCTGGGGTAAACGAAGTGACTATTTTTCGTCACTTTGGAAATAAAAAAGGAATTATGGATGCAGCGTTACAATCCCTATCATATAGTCCACATTTAGTAAAACTTATTCGGGAACAAATTACATGGAATCTTGAGCATGACTTATGGGTAATGGCAGAAAGTTACCATAACTATATGGATAAAATTAAAGATCTAGTGTTAATAAGTTTTCGTGAAGCTGGCGTATATCCTGAGTTGAATGAAATACTTATCGAATTTCCAATGCAAGTAAAGGAAAATTTAGTTTATTATTTTAATGAAATGAAGGGAAGAAACAAGTTAATTGAAACTAATATCGAGTTACAAGCAATGAATTTTATCTGGTTAAATTTTGGTTATATTATTTCAAAATCCCGCTTTCAGGACCAGCTCACTTCCCATTCAACTGAAGATTTTCTAAAGAATAGTGTTAGATTATTTGCTAGGGGTTTGACTCCCTAG
- a CDS encoding YhgE/Pip domain-containing protein codes for MQALKLFFQNRETYIGIATALLFLLIFFCVWLTAYDGVTDRAEELRIGIVNEDEEIGTTIEQTILNSIPFKVESYSSLDTAQQDMNGRQLDMVMLIPKGFSEEVQLEGESELQYFINQANTSLAKQIMESASSNITDVINEKVYVYKQQLIAQQGSDSLKTIIPSEELALNVSANLTQVIQSLNSQSVQSSVQKTNNAEGFAVTMVPLMIVLASFVGSMIMSMNLNLVAMRLTNTLGKWSVFLARQIINLGAAIILAIITLILLFLFNIELTTSLFQTWLFQATVFFAFLSLTQLFVILFGTAGMVFNITLLSMQLVTSGAIVPKVMLSNFYQTIGSYLPATYAVNGYFTVTFGGDNLSFDISLLLIISVVTISIALIKVIFQKSEVQQLNEKVTN; via the coding sequence ATGCAAGCGTTAAAACTGTTTTTTCAAAACCGAGAAACTTACATTGGAATTGCTACTGCTCTTTTATTTTTACTCATTTTCTTTTGTGTTTGGTTAACTGCCTATGACGGTGTGACTGATCGAGCTGAAGAACTACGGATTGGAATAGTCAATGAGGATGAGGAAATCGGAACTACAATCGAGCAAACTATACTGAACTCAATACCTTTTAAAGTAGAATCATATTCTTCTCTCGACACAGCTCAGCAAGATATGAATGGTCGTCAATTAGATATGGTCATGCTAATTCCTAAAGGATTCTCAGAAGAAGTTCAATTAGAGGGAGAATCAGAACTACAATATTTCATAAATCAAGCAAATACTTCACTAGCAAAACAAATAATGGAAAGTGCTTCGAGCAACATAACAGATGTCATCAATGAAAAAGTCTACGTCTATAAGCAACAGTTAATTGCGCAACAAGGATCTGATAGTTTGAAGACTATCATTCCTTCTGAAGAGCTTGCTCTAAATGTATCAGCGAATTTGACGCAAGTAATACAATCCTTGAATAGCCAATCCGTTCAATCATCTGTACAAAAAACAAATAATGCAGAAGGTTTTGCAGTCACAATGGTTCCGTTAATGATTGTTCTCGCTTCCTTTGTTGGTTCAATGATTATGAGTATGAATTTAAATCTTGTCGCCATGAGATTAACCAATACATTAGGTAAATGGTCTGTATTTCTTGCAAGGCAAATCATTAATTTAGGTGCAGCAATTATACTAGCGATTATCACGCTAATTTTACTCTTTTTATTTAACATTGAGTTGACTACTTCACTATTTCAAACTTGGTTATTTCAAGCAACTGTATTTTTCGCTTTTTTAAGTTTAACTCAACTGTTTGTCATCCTATTTGGTACAGCAGGTATGGTATTTAATATTACTTTACTTTCAATGCAATTAGTTACATCAGGTGCCATTGTTCCAAAAGTGATGCTTTCAAACTTTTATCAGACAATTGGTTCTTATCTTCCAGCTACGTATGCTGTTAATGGATATTTTACAGTTACTTTCGGAGGAGATAATCTATCATTTGATATTAGCCTTTTATTAATTATTTCTGTAGTGACAATTTCAATAGCACTAATAAAGGTTATTTTCCAAAAAAGTGAGGTTCAACAGTTGAACGAAAAGGTTACGAATTAA
- a CDS encoding DUF4367 domain-containing protein, which translates to MKKIGLYLIGFLLTMMLTACGTGESLDKNDVLGKMIESSSSLESYSIEMDIDIDMEEMKQSITASGDITHNPDAMNLNMSMEMPGMTMDTEMYVLEDEAYMSMFGEWMKMSSEELGMTSFDQLNKEEMEKLKQFTEQFEMTEDKDKYILTLSGNDEAYKVLVEDLVSSSMGDLSMDPYMEELINSITIKKMNLEFHIDKESFIQTGYVFDIELEMDEEGTIIPLKMNGEATISNINAVEPIAIPEDVKANATTEEDMYSFDEGMSIEELQELVDYQVLEPSQLPEGYIFTEGWYDESMDMVTLSYDKDLDNWYIVSMNPTDVLSIADMEGEPVTVGGTEGILYEMEDYLSISWEQDGLLYEVAGTGTDINLDQILTIAESIQ; encoded by the coding sequence ATGAAAAAGATCGGTCTATATTTAATAGGCTTTTTACTTACAATGATGTTAACAGCTTGTGGTACTGGGGAGTCTTTGGACAAAAATGACGTTTTAGGTAAGATGATTGAGTCAAGTTCATCACTTGAAAGCTACTCAATTGAAATGGATATAGATATTGATATGGAAGAAATGAAGCAATCTATTACTGCGAGTGGAGATATCACACATAATCCAGATGCAATGAATTTAAACATGAGTATGGAAATGCCAGGCATGACGATGGATACAGAAATGTATGTACTTGAAGATGAAGCATACATGAGCATGTTTGGTGAATGGATGAAAATGTCTTCTGAAGAATTAGGAATGACAAGCTTTGACCAACTTAACAAAGAAGAAATGGAAAAGCTGAAGCAGTTTACAGAACAATTTGAAATGACAGAAGATAAAGATAAGTATATCTTAACATTATCAGGTAATGATGAAGCTTACAAAGTATTAGTAGAGGATCTTGTATCATCATCAATGGGCGACCTTTCTATGGATCCATATATGGAAGAACTAATAAACTCTATCACAATTAAAAAGATGAATTTAGAATTTCATATTGATAAAGAGTCATTTATCCAAACAGGTTATGTTTTTGATATTGAATTAGAAATGGATGAAGAAGGTACTATTATCCCGTTAAAAATGAACGGTGAAGCAACTATTTCGAACATCAATGCGGTAGAACCTATTGCGATTCCAGAAGATGTAAAGGCAAATGCAACAACAGAAGAGGATATGTACTCATTCGATGAAGGGATGAGTATTGAAGAATTACAAGAATTAGTAGACTATCAAGTACTTGAACCATCACAGCTCCCAGAAGGATATATCTTCACAGAAGGCTGGTATGACGAATCTATGGATATGGTCACATTAAGTTATGATAAAGATTTAGATAACTGGTATATCGTTTCAATGAATCCTACAGATGTTTTAAGCATAGCGGATATGGAAGGTGAGCCAGTAACTGTTGGCGGCACTGAAGGGATTTTATATGAAATGGAAGATTATTTAAGCATTAGTTGGGAACAGGATGGATTGTTATATGAAGTTGCTGGAACAGGAACGGACATTAACTTAGATCAAATACTAACAATTGCAGAAAGTATTCAATAA
- a CDS encoding DUF192 domain-containing protein, with product MSEFNSFMETKLITIFIGNKKLTVQVADTPEKREKGLMFVQTLPENEGMLFVFSKKRVGGFWMKNTYIPLSIAFLDSDGKILKILDMEPCISNDCPTYDPGVTFQYAIEVNLGWFEKNQIREGDYVKFF from the coding sequence GTGAGTGAATTTAATTCATTCATGGAAACAAAACTAATCACCATTTTTATTGGGAATAAGAAATTAACCGTTCAAGTTGCAGATACGCCTGAAAAAAGAGAAAAGGGCTTAATGTTTGTTCAAACATTACCTGAAAATGAAGGAATGTTATTTGTATTCTCTAAAAAGAGAGTCGGCGGATTCTGGATGAAAAATACGTATATTCCATTATCGATTGCATTTTTAGATTCAGATGGAAAAATTCTTAAAATTTTAGATATGGAGCCTTGTATAAGCAATGATTGCCCCACATATGATCCTGGAGTTACGTTTCAATATGCAATTGAAGTGAATCTCGGTTGGTTTGAAAAGAATCAAATTAGAGAAGGGGATTATGTTAAGTTTTTTTAA